The DNA segment CAATCAATCTTTCTCTCAGCCTCACTAGGTTGGGCCCACTAACCTACTCAATTTTGACATCTCTTTTCTttgttaaaataaaaaatctttccacaCAAGATATCTTATTTGTGTATGATGCATCTTCCTAATACAAAAACATTCTAAGTGCCCCCATGCATCCCGAGCATCTCATTTGCATTTGTTCAACCTAAGAAAAAAAAGCATCTGAAGCATCTACTGCATCTTAAAGTGTGTCAATCATGTGGAATAAGTTCatccatgataaaaataaaataaaacatcgAACACATCCCATAATATCTCATTTGTATACAATGCATTTATCCAAGAAAAAAAGACATCCACACCCAACATAGCAATGTATCATGGTAGGACAAAGAAACATTAAAAGTACTTGACATACCCTAAGGTGTACTATTTTATACATAATGTATTCATATAAGACAAAATACATCTGAAAGTGCTGAACATATCTAAAAGTGTCCCCTTTATGCTCCATGTATCCTctcaggataaaaaaaaaatctaaaaaatttgatgTACTATAAGAAATCCCTTTTATGCATATTGCATTCACCTTGGACAGGGCAGGGTAAGAAAGTAACAAAAGCATAACTtcctttttagatttttattttttttgcttctATTCTTTTCTATCACCGTTTTTTATTTCTCCTTACAACACACCAACAACAACCcatccttttcttcttttttttttttacttttttttctcgACACCAATTGGCTTTCCCCCTACCTAtcctttttatattttgatttgttTTTGTTTCCATTCTTTTCTCTCACTGTTTTTTATTTCTCCTTATAACGCACCAGCAACAACCCACCTTTTTTTTTTGCACTTTTTTTCTCCATTGGTGTCTTCTTATAGTTTTCCCCCCACACAGTGCGTTGCATATTCTCTTTATATTTTGGCTTTTTTTCACTTTCAttattttctctcccttttttttttctccgtgTAACTTACcaactttttctctctttttgcaTTTTTTTCTCCTAGTTGGTGTCTTCCTTTGGTTTTTCCCTCACATAGTTGGTTGCATActctttttttagattttgattttCTTTCGCTTCCATTTTTTTCTCTTACTAATTTTTATTTCTCCTTGTAACACTCCAACAACAACCcatctgtttcttttttttttttctttatacacTTTTTTTTCTCTTGGTTGGTGTCTTTCTTTGGTTTTCCCCCCCCACAAAGTGGGATGCATACCCTCTTTAGATTTTGATTTTTGTTTCGCTTCCATTCTTTTCTCTCATATAATTAAAAGAAATTAAGATTCATATTTTTTATTGTCCAACAAAATTCGAAGGtctataaaaatcataattttttcctAACTGATCCTTCTCGTTACGATGTTATTTCAGTGTCATTCTTGGACTTCAAGACTCCTCGTAGACATAGTTTTCTTTCGTAGAAGATCACTTCGTAAAATGACTAAAGAAAGATGCCTGAGGTTAAATGAAGCCGTATGGTTTCTTTTCTATAATGGTCTTTTCCGAATGTCATAATTACGTTTATGTTACAATTCTTTTAGAATTTCATAAGTACAAACACTTtgtcaaataatttacaaaatgAATCTTATCTTTTATAATAAAACCTTTGTAATGCTCCGAAGAGCGAGGGAAGTGTTCCGATGAAAAATGACTATGAGGTTATATTGCCTTGGAGAGACTGCCTCCCCTATCatcaaaataacaaaataataatgactgttaaataatttcatttaaaaaaaaggaTTCTATTTATGTTTTACAATTTTTAAACATAAGAAATTAAATAGTTGCAATCATATATCTATTAAATATAGGATATTGCATCAATGCTAAAGACtcttcataatatatatatttttttttggaaaTCTAGTTTAGTAAGAGAATGTTGAATTATTAAATTAAACATTACGATTAGATAGGAGATAATTTAAAAGTTTTTGCTAagataaaaaaatcttattttaatTGAAGTCAATGTTAATATTGAGTTCAAACTTTATGAATATATGACATTGAAAAGAAGAAGGGAGGTGAGATGAATAAAGGCTGAGAGATTTCGGAGTATCAAAGATTTTAAATGTTTGATAAAATTTTTGGTTTTAAGTgtctcttttatatatatttttaatcattcTTATCTACGATTTAGTGATGTCTATCATCTTTGTGAGATAATTTAGTAGAAGCGTGAGAGGCATTGGGGAAATCAAATTTGTCAAAGGACGACAACCATGCAAACAATTGCACATGATCGATCCTTCATTTACTTTGGCCGGGAGGATTTTTGATGGGAATTAACTATCATAAGAGAACACATGAAATGGAAAGCTAATATAAGCATATGATCAGTCGAAACGTATCAAACTGCATCTTTATTTGTTTTATTCATGATCACAGCCACcctaacgacgacgacgacggtaaCAATTCACGACGTCCAAGTAGCTAACAGCAAGCCTCGATCATTTATTGAAGCACCCCAACGTAGAttagctgcagcagcagcagcagcagcactcgAGGAGGTCTAGTTAGGTGCGAGGTAAACTCCTATGGCATCAATCATGGTGCCCGCACGTCCAAAGAAGCCAATGATCTTACCCGAGGCTACAGGAACGGAGAAAGGCTTTCCGCCACTGGTGCCGAAAGGTCCATAGCTTTTTTTGTTGGTCCTCAGCGTCAGGTTCCTCACCAGAGTGATTCTCCCCAGCGTATCCACAGACCCCTCGACGCCCACAAGATACTCGTCCTCTTGCAGAGGAATCTGAACAACGAGACTTTCTGTCATCGAGGTACAACCAATCGATGGTGTTAATTAGGAGGAAGATGACGAGGAGGACGAACCTCGTAGAGTGTGCCCCCGGAGCCACCGAAGTGCTTGGTCTCGGTCAGGCCATAACGGGTGAAGGTGATCACGATGGCGTCGATGTTGTCTCCGGCGCGAATCTTGATGTTGGTGATGCGGTAGGCAGCCCCCATGTCCCATGCAGACCCTCCGTTGCCACCCCACGCCCCCACCTTGATCTCTCCCGCCTGCACGCATGCACGACACCATCACGTTATATGCCATGCATCGAAACCTTACGACACAACTTGCAAAGCAGGAAATGGATAAAGAGAAAGAACCATTTGCAGATATGGATGTGTGTGTgcacaagaagaagaggaagaagatgatgcaCGCCCTTCCTCTGGGAAGGggatggggggtatttatagctaCTTCTTCACCTATGCCCCCGGGAGGTACGTGCCCATTAAGTCTTGCATGGGTGGGCCCATAACCATGTTCCTCAAATAAAACGTTAAACATGTACATACGTAAACGTGAAACTCGTGGTCGTGATATATACGTACTTCGGGTTATGGATATAGGTGGaagtcagaagaagaagaagaagaagatgatgatgatgatgatgaaggatATTTATGGCTCAGAAAACATGTTCCCACACTTAATCAAAGATAAATCCATTAAACATTGACTTGATGGGATTCCGCATGTAAGATTGTTAGTGTAAGTAAAAAATA comes from the Musa acuminata AAA Group cultivar baxijiao chromosome BXJ2-8, Cavendish_Baxijiao_AAA, whole genome shotgun sequence genome and includes:
- the LOC135618337 gene encoding protein GOS9-like; amino-acid sequence: MAGEIKVGAWGGNGGSAWDMGAAYRITNIKIRAGDNIDAIVITFTRYGLTETKHFGGSGGTLYEIPLQEDEYLVGVEGSVDTLGRITLVRNLTLRTNKKSYGPFGTSGGKPFSVPVASGKIIGFFGRAGTMIDAIGVYLAPN